In the genome of Nocardioides sp. NBC_00368, the window CGACCCCGCCGAAGTACGGGTCGGCGACCGTTACGCCCGGCTCCAACGTGTCACCGCGACCGAAGAAGACCCCGACCGGCGCGGGACCGTAGGTGTCGGCCACGCCGAGCTCGGCGGCGACCTCGCCCATGATCTCGTCGGGCCGGGTGGTCGTCGGGTTGGGCCGGACCCCGAGCATGCGTTTTGCCTGGTCGTAGTAGGGAGCCAGCTCGTCGCGCCAGTCGGTGATGTGGGACCACTGAGCGTCGCGGTAGAACGCGTCCGAGCGCGGCTCGTAGAGCGTGTTCGCGTACACCAGCGACCCACCGCCCACGCCGGCGCCGGCCAGCACGACCACGTCGCGGAGGAGCCGGATGCGCTGGATCCCGAAGCAGCCGATCCGAGGCGCGAACAGGAACCTCCGGGCATCCCAGGAGGTCGCCGCGAAGTCCTCGTCGCGGAACCGGCGACCGGCCTCGAGCACCAGCACCCGGTAGCCCTTCTCGACCAGTCGCAGAGCGGCGACCGAGCCGCCGAAGCCGGAGCCGACCACGACGACGTCGTAGACCTGTTCAGGGCTCGATGCGTTCACCGGAACATCACTTTCAGTCCTTTGGAAACGTGTCACCCGTCACATGACTGGGCTTGCGAAGTTCAACACCGGGCTCGCGGAGACCTCTTGTAGGCAGCACCAAATATGGGCGCCCGGACTGTGCAACACGACAACCGCTCCATGCCTTTCCGCAAACTAGGCCGTGCCGCAGCACTGACGCGATCACGACGTGGCCGGGGTCACAAATTGGGCTAGCCTGGCAAGCCAGCGCTACCCAATCCGGGAGGGATTTCAGTTGTCCATCGATGCTCTTCCCGCCGATTTCGCCACCTGGCTCCCCCGGTTCGTCGCCGACGAATTGCGCCCGGAGATGGTCGAACGGTGGGTCACCCGGACCAGCAGCGCGATCCGGCGCGAGTTGCCCGAACTCGCCTCGGCGCCGGATTTTTTCGCGCTCCTGGAGGACGCCGTCAGGGAGCACTGGCTTGCTTTCCTAGCGGCCTTCGGCCAACCCGATTTCCACGCCCACCTGCCTAAAGCGGGCAGTCAATTGGCTCGTGAGGTCGCCGGCCGTCAACTGCCGCTGGAGCTTCTGATCAAGATGTACAGAGTGGCTCAGCAGGAGTCATGGCACTACGTCACCGGCGTCGTCAACGCACTGCCGACCGACCAGATCGACCATGCTGCGCTGCTCATTTTCTTCTGGGGCCGCGCGAGCTCATGGATCGACGGAGCGATCACAGACTCCACCGAGATCTTCCATGCCGAGAGTTCCCGCCGCACCAAGGGCGTGGCGGCGAGGCAGTACGAAGTCGTGAAGGCCCTCTTGGCTAACGAGCCCACCGACCCCCGGCGCGCCTCGGCCGCTCTGGGCGGCTATCCGATGTCGGTGAGGCACACCGCCTTGATCCTGGAGACCGCCGACGCTTATGCCATCGACGGGCTCGAACGTATCGTCCACGAGGTAGCGAGCCTACTCGGCG includes:
- a CDS encoding PucR family transcriptional regulator, translating into MSIDALPADFATWLPRFVADELRPEMVERWVTRTSSAIRRELPELASAPDFFALLEDAVREHWLAFLAAFGQPDFHAHLPKAGSQLAREVAGRQLPLELLIKMYRVAQQESWHYVTGVVNALPTDQIDHAALLIFFWGRASSWIDGAITDSTEIFHAESSRRTKGVAARQYEVVKALLANEPTDPRRASAALGGYPMSVRHTALILETADAYAIDGLERIVHEVASLLGGSSPLVVHPGGRQLWAWIGTRDQPDLGGLENLAPDLVSISAALYAGTPAPGQAGFVSSHDDARRTLEAATSGGGSAAVMRYEQIELLALLGCSPEVDRFVDRVLGPLGSSDEPTARIRETVLAFLSHGGSVEDTAEELCVHRNTIRYRLGRAEDLLDRPVAKTGDELRLAIQHRELFHSPDNLA